Proteins found in one Carassius auratus strain Wakin unplaced genomic scaffold, ASM336829v1 scaf_tig00014309, whole genome shotgun sequence genomic segment:
- the LOC113074355 gene encoding protein GPR108-like: MMMMMKSLVSVVIFILMASEISARIHQLELKNETRSVVHLNSFGYFPDGYLDVHLLSLRLPQEKSDPGTVGFSLSWSRVSGILSNTEQGLECKLKNSKNDTELILFIMDTERLRVQVRHFGHYNFTLESRLKPDEDKERTKRENNEAEKPEEPSVDQTTKQKENSEETPAVSSTVSQKVERFDGKWLELQQEGDSYNFRFRLTMSASSQGLYNLDFHNCHNGKTPSPYALHVNITEKNPSGFLSAAEIPLPRLYISMAAIFFIAAVVWTYTLLKYRYSVFKIHWLMAALAYTKAVSLLFHSINFHFINSKGNPIEGLAVMYYITHLLKGALLFITLALIGTGFAFVKYILSDKEKKIFMIVIPLQVLANVSYIIIEETEEGTSEYTFWREILFLVDLICCGAILFPVIWSIRHLQEASNTDGKAVMNLEKLKLFRHYYVMIVCYIYFTRIIAILLQLTVPFQWQWGREFLVEVSTLIFFVLTGFKFRPASNNPYLQLPQDEEDLEMDEVVTESGALEGIHKVKKTSNGRERQREVAL; this comes from the exons atgatgatgatgatgaagtctCTGGTGAGTGTGGTGATCTTCATCCTGATGGCGTCAGAGATCAGCGCGAGGATCCACCAGCTCGAACTCAAG aatgaGACGCGGTCTGTGGTCCACTTGAACTCATTCGGTTATTTTCCGGATGGCTATCTGGACGTCCACCTGCTGTCTCTGAGACTGCCCCAGGAGAAGAGTGACCCCGGgacg GTGGGCTTCAGTCTGTCCTGGTCTCGAGTGAGTGGTATCCTGTCCAACACC GAGCAGGGGCTGGAGTGTAAGCTGAAGAACAGTAAGAATGACACTGAGCTCATCCTCTTCATCATGGACACCGAGCGTCTCAG AGTCCAAGTGAGGCACTTTGGTCATTATAACTTCACgctggagtccagactgaagccCGATGAAGACAAAG AGAGGACCAAAAGAGAAAATAACGAGGCTGAGAAGCCAGAAGAGCCGAGTGTTGATCAGACAACGAAACAGAAAGAGAATTCAGAAGAGACGCCGGCTGTCAGCAGCACCGTTAGCCAGAAG GTGGAGAGATTTGACGGGAAGTGGCTGGAGCTGCAGCAAGAAGGTGATTCCTACAACTTCAGG TTCCGTCTCACGATGAGTGCGAGCTCGCAGGGCCTCTACAACCTGGACTTCCACAACTGCCACAACGGCAAGACACCGAGTCCATACGCTCTCCAC gtgaATATCACAGAGAAGAATCCCAGTGGTTTTCTGTCAGCGGCTGAGATTCCCCTGCCGCGCCTCTACATCTCAATGGCTGCCATCTTCTTCATCGCGGCTGTGGTGTGGACGTACACACTGCTCAagtacag gtaCAGTGTGTTTAAGATCCACTGGCTGATGGCGGCGCTGGCGTACACTAAAGCTGTGTCTCTGCTGTTCCACAGT ATCAACTTTCACTTCATCAACTCTAAGGGGAATCCTATTGAAGGCTTGGCCGTCATGTACTACATCACACACCT GCTGAAGGGGGCTCTTCTGTTCATCACGCTGGCTCTCATCGGCACCGGCTTTGCCTTCGTCAAATACATCCTGTCAGACAAAGAGAAGAAGATCTTCATGATCGTCATTCCTCTGCAG GTTCTGGCTAACGTGTCCTATATCATCATCGAGGAGACGGAGGAGGGCACGAGTGAATACACTTTCTGGAGGGAGATCCTGTTCCTGGTGGATCTCATCTGCTGTGGAGCCATCCTGTTCCCTGTCATCTG GTCCATCCGACACCTGCAGGAGGCTTCGAACACGGACGGCAAAG CTGTTATGAACCTGGAGAAGTTGAAGCTCTTCAGACATTACTATGTGATG ATCGTGTGTTATATCTACTTCACGCGGATCATCGCGATACTGCTGCAGCTCACAGTGCCGTTCCAGTGGCAGTGGGGTCGGGAG ttttTAGTGGAGGTTTCTACTCTGATCTTCTTCGTCTTGACGGGATTCAAGTTCCGTCCGGCATCGAATAACCCGTATCTACAGCTGCCTCAGGACGAGGAGGACCTGGAGATGGATGAAGt TGTAACCGAATCCGGAGCGCTGGAGGGCATCCACAAGGTGAAGAAAACGTCTAACGgccgagagagacagagagaggttgCGTTGTGA